Genomic segment of bacterium:
CGAGCATTTTCTCCAACGCCGGCTGAGAGCGGCTGAAGGGGTGAATGGCCAGGCCGCGCTGCTCCAGCTCTGCAGTGATGGCGTCGAGAAGCACGGGATCATCCTCCAGAACCACAATCTCCAACCGTATGTCTGTCTCAAAGCGTGTTGTCATGTTTCTCCTGGCTCACATTTCTATTTTAAGGACGCCGGTTGCGATGGAGTTCCTGCAGCAGCAGCCGAGCGTCGTTTATGTTTTCAGCAGTCGGTGATCGACATGTCTTATCAACCAGATCGAGCAAATCTTTCAGCTGGGCGATTTGCTCCGCATCAGCCGGCAGATGCGCCAGCCAGCGTTCCAACAGGCGGGCGTCCTGCATCAATGCCTGCTGATCCGAGGGCGATAGTGGAGTCTGCAGAGCGGCCAGTTTGCGAAATCCGTTGCCGTGGGTGAGCAGCCGTAACAGGCGCCCCTGTGGATCGCAATAGCTGCGGACCATGTCATGCAGCCGGAAGCGGTCGGCCGGTTTGGCGTTCATCGCCGCTTGCCGCAAAGCCTGCGGCCGCGCAGGCAAACGCAGCAGCGGTTGATGCGATTGAAAATCGAGGATCGGAAAACGGCGGCGCAGCCATTCGCCTTCCATGAAGGAGGCCATCACAACCGGACAGCCGAGGCCGGTCTCCGCGCGCAACCGGCACAACACCTCAAGCCCATAAAATATGCTCGGTGCGTTGCCGGACCAAGTCAATTCCGCCGCCAGGATGACCGCCTGAACCGGCTCCTCCGTCAAACGGGTGAAGAAATTTTCTTGATCGCAACAGACGATGAGGCCGGGCTCCTCGGCCAATCTGTCTGCAAAGGGCTCCTGGTTCCAGCCGCAGAGAATCGCCGGATTCATTCCATCACTCCTTTAACAAAATTTCACGCAGGGCGGTCAGCTGGTTTTGGTATACAGTAGAGCCATCGTCCTCCGTCGCGGCCAGTTCTTTCACCAGCGTGTGAATAAAGTGCCCATCCTCCAGATTGATCATGAGGGATTCGAAGAGCGTCATTTCAGCCAATGCCAGCGCCGCCCCCTTGGCGGTCAGGCAGCGATGAAGCAGCCGTAACCGCTGGTCGAGCAAGCTGTCACTGTTGAAATGGAGACGCAGGTTCTGCAAAACGGTCCGGTAGCCCTGTTGATCTTTCCGCTGCAGACAGGCCGCCAGTTCCATCAGCGCATCATAGGTCCAGCCGCAGGAGGCATGTTCAAGCAGAATCGGCTGTTGTAAGCCGGGCAGCGCTGAGAGTTTTTTACGCTGGTTTTCCACCCGCAGACGGTCTTCTTCACTGTCGGTTCCGCGGTGCAGGATGACCTGAACAGGCCGCTCGTTCGTCAAACGCTGCAACCATTGCATCGCCCGCGAGGTGATCGGACCATCGTAAAGCAAAAAGATGTCTGCGACGGTCTGCTGAGAAAAGCGATCCATGGTGTCCGTGGAGGTAAATGCCACGGCGGCGAGGTCCTGGTCTTCGTCAAACCCCCTGGTCAATCCCATGGCCTGCAGATAACCGCGGGTGCGGTCGTTGACGATCGTGGAGATGATGAGTAAAGAGTTTTCCACAGCTTTGTTTTGATCGTTCATTGCCATGGCGGGAGGACGGTTTCCTTATTCCATCAACGTTTTGCCGAAACCGGCATAGAGAATTTTATTCAAATGGTATTTGCTCGGCTGTTCCAAAATGTATTTGGCCACCAGGGAGTAGGGCAGAAACGGCCGGTCTTTGGGCAGATACGAAGGGGTGCCGCGACCGGAGATCAGGACACAGGAAACCCGGTTCTCGAGGTACGCGGTCAGACGATCGAGCCACGCCTGGATCGCCTTGGGGTCGGTGCCGGTCAGTTTTTCCACCACGCCCAGATGAATGATGACAAAGTTCAGCTCCTCCTGGTCCAGCAACGTTTTAAGCCAACGCAGCAGATCGATTTCATCCTTCTCCGTCAAGGTCTGCCGGTTCAGATCGATCTCGGTGGTTGGAACGAACAGCCGCATTCGGCGAAAGGTTATCCACATCGGCTGATGGCCAGCGGTGTCGGAAGGCTGCACCGCCTGTTGCTGCACCCGCTCATCGACCACGGCAATGACGGTCCAGGCTGCTTCGAGAAATTCACCCACCATCCAATCGCGCATCTGCGCGGAGACGCTGTTCAGTCCGTTGAGCAACAATCCGGTGGGGCTGGTGCTTCCGTACGGCTGATAATATTTCAACTGCGCCAGCGTTTGCTGGTTCTCCGGTTTTTTCGCCCACTCGCCGTGGAGGTCAAAGAGAATTTCCCCTTCGCTCTGGTGTGCCAGCTGGTAGCGTGCAATCGAGGGGGTCTGGCTGCTTTCGCCCCAGGCGATGCACAGGGTTGGAATTTTTTTCCACAGCAGGCGGTTGCGCAGCTGCCACAAACGCGCCATGATCGCTTCGGCGGAGTCCTGTTCCAGGCCGGCGCGCCAGGCAAGGCGCTCTTCTGAACCGGATATTCTGATGACTCTGGAAAAACTGTTCTGCAACGGTATGGGCAGAGGTTGGTCCAGCAGCAGGACAAACTCGAACGGCAGGGCCGGCGGCACCAGGGCTCTGTGCGAGGCAGGTGTACAAGAAATTCCGGCTGCAGCCAGCACCTGAAGCCTTTGCGCGGAAATCTGCCAGTCCGGTGGATGCACGATCAGTAGAAACTGCGGCCTGAACAGATAGAGTTCGTAGCAGAGAGAGTGTTCGACCTCGACCGCGTGAAGGAGCGGCGGTTCACCGGGATCAAGCTCCTCGCCGGAAATTTGATCCAGCCGTTCGGGAGGTTCCTGGCGCAGATACGCGGCGGCGATCTTCATCTCCAGCAGTCCCCAATGTCCTTGGTGCAGCGACCCGTCTTCGCGGATGATGGGTTGTCGCAGTGCATCGTTGATGCGGTGGATCAGGTTAGGGTCTTGCAAACAACCGGAGAGATGGTCGCGGATGCGAAGCCGGTAATAGGCTCTATTCAAATCTAAAGTTCGTTCGAGCTCCAGATCCAGCCGCAGCTCGTCCTGGATCCGGCTGTGTTTGGCGCAGTTGCGGATGATGTTCTCCAGGATGACGTAGAGCGCCTGAGCGCCGAGAATGTCGTTCGGCAGGGCGATGATCGGATCAGAATCCAGTTCGTTGAGCGTCAGCCGGCGGCCTTCATAATGGCCGATCAGGCTGATTCGGTCGCCGGTAAGAGAGGTACCGCTGATGTGATCCAGCAGCAGAGTCTGTTGTGATTTGAATTCGTGAATCACATCGCGGTAAAACCGTTTGGCCAGCATCACGCTGCCGGTGCGTGTGGAGACATCCGCGAGAAAATCCATACGCGTGGCCAGATAAGCATGAAAGCGCGACAGGCTGGGACCGGCCGGCGTCCGGGCTTGCTGCGCCAAATGCGCCAGCACATGCGAGCCGATGTTATGGGACATGTTGCGCGACATGATGGCGGCCACTGCGGATCTGCGACTGGCGTTGCGGGTGGTCTCGATACCGGCCAGCAGTTTGCGTTTTTCCAGCAGGGCATCCAGCAGCTGGGTCCATTGGCGGACACGGTTCTGGACATAGGAAGCATCTGTGCGCAGATCCACGTTCTCCAGAGGGGGAAAGCGCATGGCCAACACTTTGTTGCGGTAGAGTGCAGCCGGCGTGGCTGCATACGCGTCTTGGTCAGGCTGACGCGCCAGGATGTTTTCAATGGCAAGGTACAGGGTCTGGTCTTGCAGCCACCACAGCTCCGGAGGAGCAGGAGCATCGGCCTCGTCCAGTAGAACCACCTCCTGCCAATGGTGCAGAACCGTAGACCGTTTTTGCAGGTAGACCAACGGATCCAGCGTGCTGCGCAAATAGCCGTCCAGTATAAAACTGGCGGTGCCGGCGTGAAAAGCCTGGTTGAGTTGATTTTGAATATGATCCGCCTGATTGCGGAAGTAAGCCAGTGCCTGATTACGGCTGGTGCGATCCGCGAAATAGGCGCCCAGAATTCCGCGTAGAACGCCCTGGCGATGGTGCGGTCCATCATAGATCGGCATATAGAGATGATAGTGAAACGCCGGCTGTGCAGCTGAATCTTGGCTCATGCCCTGGACGATCGCGATCCAGTCCTGATAAAACGGCTCGCCGTTTTGATAGGAGGGGAGAAACGAATCCGGAACCTGACTGTATACGCTGTTGCCGATACGGATTTTAGCCAATCCGGCCTGATCACGGCGGCGAAGGAGTTCGGCTCGGTAAAACGGTCGGTGATCCTGCGAATGGCGTTCAAAAATGCGCCCGGGATTGAATTGAATGGGAACGCGATACGTATAGGAAAGGTGAAACACGGCTGTGATGAAATCCAGCGGCTCGGTGGACTCGAAATGGCGCACGCGGTCGCGGTGGAACAGGTTGCGCGGATCACGGTCTGTGCCGCTGAACACATCGTCCACCAAGGCGGCCAGTTGCCGGCGGTGGCTGAGGATGCTGGCAAATTTTTCTGCCGAATAACTGAGAATGAAATGAAACGCCGGTTCTTTGTTCGAGTGTTCCAGCAGGGTAAAATCGAATGGCGCGGTCTTGCTCTGCAGGCTTGGATTTATAGCCCTGAACTCCTGGTACAGGCCGTCGAGCGCGTCCGCCAGAGTGATGTAGGGTTTGCGTTGCAGGGCGTAAGGTTTCAGCCAGCGGCTCGCATCGTTATATTCTTGCAGGGAGGTCATGCCTGTCATCCAACCATTGGAGAGGAAGGGTCAGCGCTGGTTCTCATGGAGAGTGAAGCCTGTCCAAGCCTGCCGGTGAATCCAGCGAATAAAAATCGCACCGCCCAGCAGATGGCCATCAGCGTCAGAACCGGAAAAAGCGGCATCCACCAGGCGACCGAGTAATAGGAGATGCCGTCGTTGATGAGTTTTCCCAGGGTCGGCGTCGGCGGAGGAGCGCCCAGCCCGAGGAAACTGAGCCCGGCATCCAGTGCGATGATCTCTGGCAGAACCGCCAACGAGGTGATCAGCACAGGCCTAAAGAGCTGCGGCAACATCACCTGCCGGATCACCCGCGCAGGCGGATAACCGAAGGACCGGGCTGCTGTAACTGCACGACTGCTCATGAGCTGCAGCACAGCCGTGCGGGTTTGGCGTGCCGGCGCGGCCCAAGCGAGCAACACCAGAATGAGATAAGCGGGCGCCAAGCCGGGCCCGAACAGCGCCAGCAGCGTGATCAGAAAAACAGTGAAGGGGATGATATAAGTGATGGAGATCTGCAGGTCGATCAGCTTCCCGATCCAGTGGTTTGCCAAATAACCTGCCAGGCCGCCCAGCATCAGGCCCAGGCCAAGGCAGGCGGCCCAGGCCAGCAATGCGATGCTCAGGGACAGGCGGCATCCAGCGGCCACGCGCGTCCCCAGGTCGCGGCCCAGATCATCCGTGCCCATCCAGTGGCCGGTTGAGGGCGGTTGCAGCCGTTGATCGAGCTGCACGTCATTGCGCACCGGCACGCACCACAGCAGTCCGATCACTGCCAGCAGCAGTGCGCTGCGTCTGAGCAAAGCGCGCATTATGTTTCCGTTCGGCTGCCGGGATACAGATATCCATACAGCCTTTCAAGAGCCCAGTTGAGCAGTATAAAGCCGAAAAAACAGACAATCAGGATCGCCTGGATCATCGGGTAATCCTGCCGCAAAACCGATTGAGCCACCAAATGGCCCAGTCCGGGGATAGAAAAGATGATTTCGATAAAGACCGAACCAGCCAGAAGCGAAGCGCTGATGTTGGACAATTGCGCCAACCAGGCGGACAACGCCTGAGGCAGCACGCGGGTGAAAAACAGGCGGGACTCGCCAAGTCCGATGCTGCGGCCGGCCAGAATAAATAACTGTCGGTTAATGCGTCGGTCTTCGCTGATTAAAATCTGGCTGAGCGTTGCCACCGGGTACAGAGAGAGCGCCAGCGCGGCCATGAACACATAGCGGATCTGAATGGAGGGGATGATGATGAGAAGTCGGCATTTCAGAATCAACAGCCCCAATCCCAGAGCCCATACCAGATTGGGCAAGCTGGTCACCACTGCCGCTGCCAACCAGATTACACGCCGCAGTCGGCGGTGAAAATGGGCGAGCGTTGCCAGCGCCAGACTGGCGGTCAGGCTGACCAGCAGAGCGATGCTCACGTAGCGGAGCGTCGCCCACACGGCGCTGAAGAGATCCATGTGTACAGGCCTGCGAGTGACAAAAGAGACGCCGAAATCCAGATGCACCAGTCCGTTCAAATAGCGAAGGAATTGCCGCTGCAACGGCTGATCCAGCCCTAGTTCCTGTTCCAACGCTCTGACCGCCTCTTCGCTGGCGTTCAATCCCAGCATGGATCGTGCCGGATTGGCCGGCAGTCCGGAGAACAGGATGAAAACCAGTATTAAAAGTCCCAGCAGCAGCATTAGATGATGAAGCACGCTGCCGAGGCGGGCGTGTGCTGTGTTGAATGCGTCCATCACTCTTCCTGCCACAGAGCGTCCGCCAGGTCCCAATAGTGATTGGCGTTGACGCTGAATTGTGTCAGCCTGTGATCCGTTACATAGATATTGTAGAGGTGAAACAACCACACAGCCGGTGCTTCCGACAGGGCGACGCTTTCGGCCCGGTGACAGATCGCGTTGATCTGTCCGCGCTCTGATTTTTTGCGCCATTCGTTCAGCTGTTGATCGACCCAGGGATTACGATAGCCGAAGAGGTTGGGATTGGGCCAACGCTCCGAGTGATAGGAATCGATGATGAACTCGGGGGCGCTAAAAATCCACTCGGAGAACAGGATGAACATGTCGGGTTTGTCGCCGCTGAAAATGCGCGAGAGCAATGAATTGAAATCCAGTTTCTGCAGTGTCGTTCTTATTCCCACCCGGGCCAGATCGCTCTGAATGATCTGCCCCAGCTGTTCGCTGTTGGGCGCATCGCTCACCAGGACGGTCAGGGGTGCGCCCCGGTACGAGCTGCCGGCCAACTCGAGTCGGGAAGAATCCGGATTAAATGGCAGGCCTGCAGGCGGCTGATACCCCTGCATGCCGGGGGGCACAGGGCTCGCGGCAATCTGCGCCTGATTATAAAGCAGCGAGCGGACGATCTCTTCCTTGTTGACGGCAAA
This window contains:
- a CDS encoding ABC transporter permease encodes the protein MRALLRRSALLLAVIGLLWCVPVRNDVQLDQRLQPPSTGHWMGTDDLGRDLGTRVAAGCRLSLSIALLAWAACLGLGLMLGGLAGYLANHWIGKLIDLQISITYIIPFTVFLITLLALFGPGLAPAYLILVLLAWAAPARQTRTAVLQLMSSRAVTAARSFGYPPARVIRQVMLPQLFRPVLITSLAVLPEIIALDAGLSFLGLGAPPPTPTLGKLINDGISYYSVAWWMPLFPVLTLMAICWAVRFLFAGFTGRLGQASLSMRTSADPSSPMVG
- a CDS encoding ABC transporter permease; this encodes MDAFNTAHARLGSVLHHLMLLLGLLILVFILFSGLPANPARSMLGLNASEEAVRALEQELGLDQPLQRQFLRYLNGLVHLDFGVSFVTRRPVHMDLFSAVWATLRYVSIALLVSLTASLALATLAHFHRRLRRVIWLAAAVVTSLPNLVWALGLGLLILKCRLLIIIPSIQIRYVFMAALALSLYPVATLSQILISEDRRINRQLFILAGRSIGLGESRLFFTRVLPQALSAWLAQLSNISASLLAGSVFIEIIFSIPGLGHLVAQSVLRQDYPMIQAILIVCFFGFILLNWALERLYGYLYPGSRTET